A window of the Brassica napus cultivar Da-Ae chromosome C5, Da-Ae, whole genome shotgun sequence genome harbors these coding sequences:
- the LOC125587274 gene encoding uncharacterized protein LOC125587274: protein MDGSSCNPLDIDFSKEDSDIYVGRTFKHKAECKLTLAIYAIAKAILNHVCVADVRGKYKKHGTAKVLAALLRSKYERLYSGPRAMELPEMLRTEFNYTCSYWKAWKAKELVIASAQGTEEDSYKMLPQYFHVLKLANPGTITDIKTEKDKEGETRFKYAFMSLKACIGGWKYLRKVLVVDGTHMFGKYKGVLLSASGQDANSRVFPIAFAVVESENTESWTWFFQRLSTIVEDCSDLSIISDRGAAIFAAKDKWYPRAHHGICLVHLQRNVNDKFKGLQQKAMVGRAGDAFRVSEFKEIMELIKLTDWRCWDYLEKIDKKLWTRSHFEGERFNVMTSNTAESLNNALLPARDSPIMALFEFIRRKLCTWYVSRRTEISKMKGNVPDNIQKILVEQLVLLTGLLVMPCSTCLFEFTHRPTNFGFTVDLDKRTCTCLEFQKLGLPCRHAIAAASCRNMQYTMFVCKHHLKETWAETVRGIILLVPDPKDVEVPAEILTVDLYPPTTKRTKGRPGIKRKLSAGEIPIRLWC from the exons ATGGATGGAAGCAGCTGCAACCCTCTTGACATTGACTTCAGCAAGGAGGACTCTGACATATACGTGGGAAGGACGTTCAAGCACAAAGCAGAGTGCAAGTTAACGTTGGCTATCTACGCAATTGCTAAG GCAATTCTGAATCATGTATGCGTAGCCGACGTTAGAGGGAAGTATAAAAAACATGGTACAGCCAAAGTGCTTGCAGCTCTATTGCGTTCGAAATACGAGAGGCTCTACTCTGGGCCGCGTGCTATGGAACTTCCGGAAATGTTGCGAACGGAATTCAACTATACATGCTCATACTGGAAAGCTTGGAAAGCGAAAGAACTAGTGATTGCATCTGCGCAAGGAACAGAGGAGGATTCATACAAGATGCTACCACAGTATTTCCATGTACTCAAGCTAGCAAATCCTGGAACAATCACcgatattaaaacagaaaaagacaaagaagGAGAAACAAGGTTTAAGTATGCGTTCATGTCCCTGAAAGCATGCATCGGTGGATGGAAGTACCTGAGGAAGGTGCTAGTGGTGGACGGCACCCACATGTTTGGAAAGTACAAAGGTGTTTTGCTAAGTGCCAGCGGACAAGATGCTAACAGCCGCGTATTCCCGATTGCTTTCGCAGTAGTGGAAAGCGAGAACACAGAATCTTGGACATGGTTTTTCCAGAGGTTATCTACTATTGTAGAGGATTGTTCTGATTTAAGTATAATATCAGATAGAGGCGCAGCAATTTTCGCAGCGAAAGATAAATGGTACCCACGTGCACACCATGGTATTTGTCTCGTACACCTCCAGCGTAACGTTAATGATAAGTTTAAGGGGCTGCAACAGAAAGCAATGGTTGGCAGAGCTGGGGATGCGTTCAGAGTTTCGGAGTTTAAGGAGATAATGGAGCTTATTAAACTGACGGATTGGAGATGCTGGGATTATTTGGAGAAGATCGACAAGAAGCTATGGACACGTTCACATTTCGAAGGGGAGAGATTTAACGTGATGACTTCTAACACTGCTGAATCGTTGAATAATGCTCTTCTGCCCGCTCGTGATAGTCCTATAATGGCATTGTTCGAGTTTATTCGCCGGAAGCTGTGTACATGGTATGTGAGCAGACGCACCGAGATCAGTAAGATGAAGGGAAATGTTCCAGATAATATTCAAAAGATACTGGTCGAACAGCTGGTGTTGTTAACGGGCCTTCTAGTTATGCCATGCTCGACTTGTTTATTCGAATTTACGCACAGGCCAACTAATTTTGGTTTCACGGTTGATCTGGATAAACGAACTTGCACTTGCCTCGAATTCCAAAAGCTTGGTTTGCCATGCCGACATGCCATTGCTGCTGCTTCTTGCCGTAATATGCAGTACACCATGTTTGTTTGCAAACACCATCTCAAAGAGACATGGGCTGAAACAGTTAGGGGTATCATACTTCTGGTTCCGGATCCAAAGGATGTTGAAGTGCCAGCCGAAATACTAACGGTTGATCTTTATCCACCAACGACCAAACGAACGAAGGGAAGACCAGGAATCAAACGTAAACTGTCCGCAGGAGAGATACCGATAAGACTGTGGTGTTGA